From one Candidatus Methanoplasma termitum genomic stretch:
- a CDS encoding InlB B-repeat-containing protein has product MQYIEITHAVTFDYADGTAAVTVTVSDGSTAAKPADPTRTGYTFAGWFNGTAAYVFSTPVTGDLTLTAHWIQITYTVTFDSDGGSSIVSATVNYGSAVAKPADPTKTGYTFAGWFNGAAAYDFSTILTGDITLTAHWTAVISVAPGITGPMTLTLAKNYTATSTGVYTITGTAPVTVAKTSGDAKITWDSGTMKLNIAAGLPVGTYVVVLTASNGTSPDATLTFTLTVQPGNSGTAVVISSVSVSPSTANVKTGSTQQFSASVKVSSGNPSKDVIWSISGNNNAGTTISSTGLLTIAAGETSTTIIVKATSLVDPAKSGTSSVSVSPASGNAGGKKLPDQIMVITSGDPASFVIDVPLSEFLYLSYNDSILPGENYVLTSGSTIITFTESYLNSLAPGTYVYNAVFNSGTANLTLTVEPAGAGPDNVSDSSNDSNVVLWVAIAVAAVLIVAGLAVAVSRRAKA; this is encoded by the coding sequence GTGCAATATATAGAAATAACACACGCCGTCACCTTTGACTACGCCGACGGCACCGCAGCTGTTACAGTAACGGTAAGCGATGGTTCCACGGCGGCAAAGCCCGCCGACCCCACCAGAACGGGATACACCTTCGCAGGGTGGTTCAACGGTACAGCTGCATATGTATTCAGTACACCCGTGACAGGCGACCTTACGCTGACCGCTCACTGGATCCAGATAACGTACACAGTGACCTTCGATTCCGACGGCGGAAGTTCGATCGTGTCCGCCACAGTGAACTACGGTTCCGCCGTGGCAAAGCCGGCTGATCCGACCAAGACGGGATACACCTTTGCGGGATGGTTCAACGGTGCGGCCGCATATGACTTCAGCACGATCTTGACCGGGGACATTACGCTGACCGCTCACTGGACGGCCGTTATATCTGTTGCTCCGGGTATAACCGGCCCCATGACACTGACGCTGGCAAAGAATTACACAGCAACCTCCACGGGCGTGTACACAATAACCGGCACAGCCCCGGTCACGGTGGCAAAGACGTCCGGAGATGCGAAGATAACCTGGGACAGCGGCACAATGAAACTGAACATCGCAGCAGGCCTGCCGGTCGGAACATATGTTGTAGTATTGACAGCAAGCAACGGAACATCACCCGATGCAACGCTTACGTTCACATTGACCGTCCAGCCCGGTAACAGCGGCACGGCGGTCGTGATCTCAAGCGTTTCTGTGTCGCCATCGACAGCAAATGTGAAGACAGGTTCAACGCAGCAATTCAGTGCGTCGGTAAAGGTATCTTCCGGAAACCCGTCAAAAGATGTTATCTGGAGCATATCCGGCAACAACAACGCCGGCACCACAATATCTTCCACGGGGCTGCTTACAATAGCGGCAGGCGAGACCTCGACCACAATAATTGTCAAAGCGACATCTCTTGTGGATCCCGCAAAGTCGGGAACTTCTTCGGTCTCGGTGAGTCCGGCGAGCGGCAACGCAGGAGGGAAGAAGTTACCAGATCAGATCATGGTGATAACAAGCGGCGACCCCGCAAGCTTTGTGATCGACGTGCCACTGAGCGAGTTCCTGTATTTGTCGTATAACGATTCCATACTCCCCGGCGAGAACTATGTTCTTACAAGCGGCAGTACGATCATCACCTTCACAGAAAGCTATCTGAACTCTCTTGCTCCCGGTACATATGTGTACAACGCAGTATTCAACAGCGGAACGGCCAACCTTACGTTGACCGTGGAACCCGCCGGTGCAGGGCCGGACAACGTTAGCGACAGCAGCAACGACAGCAACGTTGTGCTGTGGGTTGCGATAGCGGTCGCGGCAGTGCTCATCGTCGCCGGACTGGCGGTAGCGGTATCCAGGAGGGCTAAGGCGTAA
- a CDS encoding ferritin family protein, protein MKILALLLITAMAVGLFVGLVHTTDSEGANTINITTQSDWGSGSIMLNDGDKLIINPDAGNPIYNDEIINVIGNASIDGGGGTYDNLHIMVQPSVQLVLENYNLDYNYTAPAIALSDNSSLVVNGSCNITSYMASSVISAGSSNIVLSGVMIINSNNGCISSTGNLTISGSGALISVAGSGSCIQAATLSVDGATVSAKSYSGNGLLVGASSDTAVKNGATLNLTGGEAFSNSAGTSYGFIMDVGTTVGINNNYGYDETHQLKMASSAVGSSKWVLSGASWAMPALDTGQTASDPSVDVLFTYGFAGMVKLVPSGGTPICRIGTAMYYSLDAAIAAVPADQSGTSPTTITLLTDITYAGECQILEKTITFDLNGHNLIFSNLCGTALYVDYNSAVDYVDASNMGTFQTFGGLPSYMSGGMDVYAGGLDVMRGRCSLTYAETTDGIAAYAEDGGHITVNGNVVATGNGIGASAIGYADVTVEGTITAPVYVVVNQKEFAFGDGVQDPYYPGYLTYENIGGYVWVKATTGAAPTITTTTLPDGKVGVSYSYTITATGDVPITWNVSAGSLPAGLNIDAATGAITGTPNGTPGTANFTIKASNGVLPDATMSLSITVAAAFVPVTNITGIPTTATAGTPLTLVGTVAPPNATNQSIIWSISSAGTTGATITGSTLNATAAGTVIVTATVVNGQTSTTDYTQNFYVDVVLSPIAQTYEDLYVAMQGELNANAHFTAFAAKAKDESYPMVARIFQAMADAEAKQAEDAWVILQSMGATVKPVAATPTVGTTAENLQASIDGATYEYTVMYPGFQTNAQAAGLTAAADFFKFAGKAAQTYATITTDALQNLSDWSYMESNFNAVYRCPTCGEVVKARPTTCPICGTAGTDFVLYSQTYDDLYVAMQGELNANAHFTAFAAKAKDESYPMVARIFQAMADAEAKQAEDAWVILQSMGATVKPVAATPTVGTTAENLQASIDGATYEYTVMYPGFQTNAQAAGLTAAADFFKFAGKAAQTYATITTDCVAKPERLVLYGVQFQRGIPLSDMRGGCKGPSDNMPDLRNGRHGLRAIYRNNTRRHL, encoded by the coding sequence ATGAAGATTTTGGCTCTTTTGCTCATAACTGCGATGGCTGTCGGGCTTTTTGTAGGATTGGTACACACTACCGATTCGGAAGGGGCCAACACAATAAACATTACCACACAATCAGACTGGGGTTCTGGATCGATAATGCTGAATGATGGCGACAAATTGATCATTAATCCTGATGCCGGAAACCCAATTTACAACGATGAAATAATCAATGTGATAGGGAACGCCAGCATCGACGGCGGAGGGGGCACATATGATAATCTTCATATAATGGTGCAACCCAGCGTACAACTTGTGCTGGAAAATTACAATTTGGATTATAACTACACTGCGCCAGCGATCGCTCTATCAGACAATTCCAGTCTGGTGGTGAATGGGAGCTGTAACATCACCTCATACATGGCAAGCTCGGTAATATCTGCTGGTTCATCAAATATTGTCCTGTCGGGCGTAATGATAATCAACAGTAACAATGGATGCATATCTTCAACAGGCAATCTGACGATCTCCGGTAGCGGCGCATTGATATCCGTTGCTGGAAGCGGATCGTGCATTCAAGCTGCAACATTATCCGTTGACGGGGCGACAGTCAGCGCCAAAAGTTACAGCGGCAACGGTTTATTGGTGGGGGCATCATCCGACACTGCTGTCAAGAACGGCGCCACACTGAATCTGACGGGTGGCGAGGCATTCTCAAACAGTGCGGGTACATCCTACGGCTTCATAATGGATGTCGGCACGACAGTCGGTATCAATAACAATTATGGATACGACGAAACCCATCAATTAAAAATGGCATCATCCGCGGTCGGGAGCAGCAAGTGGGTCTTAAGCGGTGCTTCCTGGGCCATGCCTGCACTTGACACCGGTCAGACAGCTTCGGACCCATCGGTAGATGTTCTATTCACATATGGGTTTGCGGGAATGGTAAAACTGGTCCCGAGCGGAGGCACACCGATATGCAGGATCGGAACGGCAATGTATTATTCACTAGATGCCGCGATTGCGGCAGTTCCTGCCGATCAGAGCGGAACCTCGCCGACAACAATCACTCTTCTGACCGATATAACATATGCCGGTGAATGCCAGATACTTGAAAAAACCATAACTTTTGACTTGAACGGCCACAATCTGATTTTTAGTAATCTCTGCGGAACTGCGCTTTACGTGGATTATAATAGTGCAGTTGATTATGTGGACGCATCCAACATGGGAACATTCCAGACCTTCGGAGGTCTGCCCTCGTATATGTCGGGAGGCATGGATGTCTACGCGGGCGGTTTGGATGTTATGAGGGGTAGGTGCAGTCTAACATATGCCGAAACAACCGACGGAATAGCGGCATATGCCGAGGACGGCGGACACATCACTGTGAACGGAAATGTGGTCGCGACCGGCAACGGGATCGGTGCCTCTGCGATCGGCTATGCCGACGTTACCGTAGAAGGTACAATTACCGCACCGGTGTATGTTGTTGTGAATCAAAAGGAATTTGCCTTTGGAGATGGTGTTCAAGATCCATACTATCCTGGCTATTTAACGTATGAAAATATTGGCGGCTACGTGTGGGTGAAAGCAACAACAGGTGCCGCACCGACGATCACAACGACAACCCTGCCCGACGGCAAAGTCGGAGTTTCCTATAGCTATACAATTACAGCAACAGGCGATGTGCCAATAACCTGGAACGTGTCTGCAGGTAGCCTGCCCGCAGGTCTGAATATAGATGCGGCCACAGGTGCAATAACCGGGACGCCGAACGGCACACCGGGAACAGCGAACTTCACAATAAAGGCATCTAACGGGGTGCTTCCCGATGCAACTATGTCGCTATCGATAACGGTCGCTGCGGCCTTTGTTCCAGTAACTAATATAACCGGTATCCCGACGACGGCAACGGCGGGAACGCCCCTGACTCTGGTGGGAACGGTGGCGCCACCCAATGCAACGAACCAGAGTATAATCTGGTCTATCAGCTCTGCGGGGACCACCGGAGCAACGATAACCGGTAGCACGCTTAACGCTACTGCAGCAGGGACTGTCATTGTGACAGCAACTGTTGTCAATGGCCAGACCTCCACTACCGATTACACGCAGAACTTCTACGTTGATGTTGTACTCTCACCCATCGCCCAGACGTACGAAGATCTCTATGTTGCCATGCAGGGCGAGCTCAATGCTAACGCGCATTTCACGGCATTCGCAGCCAAGGCGAAGGATGAAAGCTATCCGATGGTGGCACGCATATTCCAAGCGATGGCAGATGCCGAGGCCAAGCAAGCCGAGGACGCATGGGTGATCCTGCAGAGCATGGGCGCAACGGTCAAGCCGGTGGCAGCGACCCCCACAGTGGGAACGACGGCCGAGAACCTTCAGGCGTCGATCGACGGTGCGACCTATGAATATACTGTCATGTATCCGGGTTTCCAAACGAACGCACAGGCAGCCGGCCTGACGGCCGCAGCCGATTTCTTCAAGTTCGCCGGCAAAGCAGCCCAGACGTATGCGACCATCACCACCGACGCGTTGCAAAACCTGAGCGATTGGTCCTATATGGAGTCCAATTTCAACGCGGTATACCGCTGTCCGACATGCGGGGAGGTTGTAAAGGCCCGTCCGACAACATGCCCGATCTGCGGAACGGCAGGCACGGACTTCGTGTTGTACAGCCAAACTTATGACGATCTCTATGTTGCCATGCAGGGCGAGCTCAATGCTAACGCGCATTTCACGGCATTCGCAGCCAAGGCGAAGGATGAAAGCTATCCGATGGTGGCACGCATATTCCAAGCGATGGCAGATGCCGAGGCCAAGCAAGCCGAGGACGCATGGGTGATCCTGCAGAGCATGGGCGCAACGGTCAAGCCGGTGGCAGCGACCCCCACAGTGGGAACGACGGCCGAGAACCTTCAGGCGTCGATCGACGGTGCGACCTATGAATATACTGTCATGTATCCGGGTTTCCAAACGAACGCACAGGCAGCCGGCCTGACGGCCGCAGCCGATTTCTTCAAGTTCGCCGGCAAAGCAGCCCAGACGTATGCGACCATCACCACCGACTGCGTTGCAAAACCTGAGCGATTGGTCCTATATGGAGTCCAATTTCAACGCGGTATACCGCTGTCCGACATGCGGGGAGGTTGTAAAGGCCCGTCCGACAACATGCCCGATCTGCGGAACGGCAGGCACGGACTTCGTGCAATATATAGAAATAACACACGCCGTCACCTTTGA
- a CDS encoding heterodisulfide reductase-related iron-sulfur binding cluster, with translation MKAIENPFSKMMRDMKPKKMPRIQQELTACLQCGYCIDVCEAHEQSPWESVTPRGKIYYLRAIQGGGQSDKVLGREVSLSPYFIDAMYRCTGCGNCEAVCHANIPLVEFWETVRKWLVDEGVGPMSAHKGMARKIEEVHNPYGERPSKRGDWWPKEVEKTAVPEVLFFAGCTGSYREQKVPQMGVQVLARAGVTINTLGPEEYCCTSPLLRTGINKYSLDCAQHTVERADGIGAKDMVMTCSGCYKTVSTDFGKFYAKAGQNVYHISQYIEKLIAEKRLPLNNEYKAKVTFHDPCHLGRHMGVFDPPRNVLKKVKGIELVEMDRKKENSRCCGAGGGYKSQYGEMAINIAAERIRDAEETGAEILVTCCPFCVVNLSQGAKQIGSKIKVMDLMEILLKVTAPPEAKPEPPKPSAAEIAEKERLAAEKAKAAALEKERLEKEKQMAEEKARIAAALAAKASEDEPIIVYGDDEDEGMGDDIWTDNSPKALIRRAAWNKGLRCRLDYGARAIPVAFVKPKVAVYVFAEDGEVDPKDREKLEEEGWAILTFFEKDVTDAEKEALEIKAAVKENLKAMKKKKK, from the coding sequence ATGAAAGCGATAGAGAATCCATTTTCAAAGATGATGCGCGACATGAAGCCAAAGAAAATGCCGCGCATCCAGCAGGAACTTACCGCTTGTCTCCAATGCGGATACTGTATCGATGTCTGCGAGGCGCACGAACAGTCGCCATGGGAGTCGGTGACGCCAAGAGGGAAGATCTACTATCTCAGAGCTATCCAAGGCGGCGGACAATCCGACAAGGTCCTCGGAAGAGAGGTCTCGTTGAGTCCCTATTTCATCGATGCGATGTACAGATGCACCGGATGCGGCAACTGCGAAGCGGTCTGCCATGCGAATATTCCGCTTGTAGAGTTCTGGGAAACGGTAAGAAAATGGCTGGTGGATGAGGGCGTGGGCCCGATGTCCGCACACAAAGGAATGGCCAGGAAAATAGAGGAGGTCCACAACCCCTACGGGGAAAGACCTTCAAAGAGGGGGGACTGGTGGCCTAAGGAAGTAGAGAAAACGGCGGTCCCCGAAGTATTGTTCTTCGCCGGATGCACCGGTTCATACAGAGAGCAGAAGGTACCGCAGATGGGCGTACAGGTACTTGCGAGAGCCGGCGTGACTATAAACACGCTAGGCCCGGAGGAGTACTGCTGCACATCGCCTCTGCTCAGAACGGGCATCAACAAATATTCGCTTGACTGCGCACAGCACACCGTCGAGAGGGCGGACGGCATAGGCGCAAAGGACATGGTCATGACCTGCTCCGGTTGTTACAAGACCGTTTCGACCGACTTCGGAAAATTCTATGCGAAGGCCGGACAGAACGTCTACCACATCTCACAATATATTGAGAAACTCATTGCGGAGAAGAGACTCCCGCTCAACAACGAATACAAAGCGAAGGTAACATTCCATGACCCCTGCCATCTGGGGAGGCATATGGGAGTGTTCGACCCGCCGAGGAATGTCCTGAAGAAAGTAAAAGGTATCGAGCTCGTAGAGATGGACCGCAAAAAGGAGAACTCCAGATGCTGCGGCGCAGGCGGAGGGTACAAAAGCCAATATGGCGAGATGGCCATTAACATCGCGGCGGAGAGGATCAGGGACGCCGAGGAGACAGGCGCCGAGATACTTGTGACATGCTGCCCGTTCTGCGTCGTCAACCTTTCGCAGGGTGCGAAACAGATCGGCTCCAAGATAAAGGTCATGGATCTTATGGAGATACTCCTGAAAGTGACTGCGCCTCCGGAGGCAAAGCCGGAGCCGCCGAAGCCAAGCGCCGCCGAGATAGCCGAGAAGGAGAGACTTGCGGCAGAGAAGGCAAAGGCCGCCGCACTTGAAAAAGAAAGGCTTGAAAAAGAGAAACAGATGGCGGAAGAAAAGGCGAGAATCGCTGCCGCATTGGCTGCCAAGGCATCCGAGGACGAACCGATCATCGTATACGGGGATGACGAGGATGAAGGGATGGGCGATGACATATGGACTGATAACTCTCCCAAGGCTCTTATCAGAAGGGCCGCTTGGAACAAAGGCCTCAGATGCCGGTTGGACTACGGAGCGCGGGCGATACCTGTGGCATTCGTAAAACCGAAGGTTGCGGTATACGTCTTCGCCGAAGACGGGGAGGTCGACCCCAAGGATAGGGAGAAGCTCGAAGAGGAAGGATGGGCCATCCTCACTTTCTTTGAGAAAGATGTCACCGATGCCGAGAAGGAAGCGCTTGAGATAAAAGCGGCCGTCAAAGAGAACCTCAAGGCCATGAAAAAGAAGAAAAAGTAA
- a CDS encoding DEAD/DEAH box helicase, with product MSFDKLCPELVSALKDKGITQPTDPQKDVIPKILSGKNILLVAPTGIGKTEAAMLPIFDSIFRTKGKPGIRCLYVTPLRALNRDMLKRMEEYGAALGISVGVRHGDSTQAERNKQSQTPPEILITTPETLQVLFTGKRLREHLKKIEWVVVDEIHDLSSTERGAQLGVALERLAELCGEFKRIGLSATVGDVDDVKSFLSGVGREVVLCKHDTHREFDIAVECPEPDDKDSVLLDRLQCDPDILAVMKRARHLMEVGRSTLLFVNTRETAEWLAARYHMWDEDFSIDVHHGSLSKENRMSIEDRFKNGDLRTVIATSSLELGIDIGSADLVIQYNSPREVSRMIQRAGRAGHRMGEVIHSVILATAPDEVAESLVVARRSDAKELEYFKGRKNPFTVLANQLIAMTMAGRMDRDLAYKIFRRSNSFSTLSRSDMDDVLEQLKSIKMIFEDDNGFRRSKKGMQYFYDNISMIPDERTYLIRDISTRGIIGTLDESFVASFAEPYAMFIAKGRTWRIIEMREDELLVEEAKDVGSVPSWAGSDIPVPFEVAMEVGRMRRKMNFDRYPGDKNCTKKVNEYISKQKDKWTVPTDETITLEIGDRLAIVNCCFGSRVNETIGKIYSALITARLGESVGVSTDPYRIILELPRNVDRKLLEDTFRSIKPGTVEALARITILNSTYLKWRFVHVAKKFGIIEKGADHRFINFNRLFDLHKDTPAYNEAISMVLFEDLDIDNTELVVKMISDGKIRMETGGVSHIGLEGIVRSKELMQPRRADHSILMALKKRLEEEVLFASCLNCQSQWRVAVRDAPERFRCPRCEGNMVALLKSYERESIKTIKMRERNEQEKKDALRVSRNANLVNEYGKRAAIVLAGRGIGPDNASRILRSMHSDEDDFLREIMNAEVLYAKNKRFWD from the coding sequence ATGTCGTTCGATAAACTCTGTCCCGAATTGGTCTCTGCCCTTAAGGACAAAGGCATAACGCAACCAACCGACCCTCAGAAAGACGTTATCCCCAAGATACTTTCCGGGAAGAACATACTGCTTGTCGCTCCGACGGGCATCGGCAAGACGGAAGCGGCAATGCTTCCTATCTTTGACTCAATATTCAGAACAAAAGGTAAACCGGGCATACGCTGCCTCTACGTAACGCCGTTGAGGGCGCTGAACAGGGATATGCTGAAGAGGATGGAGGAGTACGGCGCGGCCCTCGGCATCTCAGTGGGAGTAAGGCATGGGGACAGCACACAAGCCGAGCGGAACAAACAGTCCCAGACCCCGCCGGAGATCCTTATCACGACCCCGGAGACCCTGCAGGTGCTTTTCACCGGAAAGCGTTTGAGGGAGCATCTGAAGAAGATAGAGTGGGTCGTTGTCGACGAGATACACGATCTCTCCAGCACGGAGAGGGGCGCACAGCTCGGCGTCGCCCTTGAGAGGCTCGCGGAGCTGTGCGGTGAATTCAAGAGGATCGGGCTGTCAGCGACCGTCGGAGATGTGGATGATGTCAAGAGTTTCCTTTCGGGCGTCGGAAGAGAAGTGGTGCTTTGCAAACACGATACGCACAGAGAGTTCGATATCGCGGTCGAATGCCCGGAGCCCGATGATAAGGATTCCGTACTTCTCGATAGACTTCAATGCGACCCCGACATCCTGGCGGTAATGAAAAGGGCCAGACATCTTATGGAGGTGGGAAGGTCCACTTTGCTTTTCGTGAACACCAGGGAGACGGCGGAATGGTTAGCAGCAAGATACCACATGTGGGACGAGGACTTTTCCATCGATGTGCACCACGGGTCCCTTTCAAAAGAGAACAGAATGAGCATCGAGGACCGCTTCAAGAACGGTGATCTCAGAACGGTGATCGCCACATCCTCCCTTGAGCTGGGTATAGACATCGGCTCCGCCGATCTTGTGATACAATACAACTCACCGAGGGAAGTATCCAGAATGATACAGCGTGCCGGGCGTGCGGGACACAGGATGGGGGAAGTGATACACTCGGTCATTCTTGCGACCGCCCCCGATGAAGTGGCGGAATCGCTTGTGGTCGCAAGAAGAAGCGACGCGAAAGAATTGGAATATTTCAAAGGAAGGAAGAATCCGTTCACCGTGCTTGCCAATCAACTTATTGCAATGACCATGGCAGGACGTATGGATCGGGATCTGGCATATAAGATATTCAGAAGATCCAATTCATTCAGCACCCTCTCACGCTCGGACATGGATGATGTTCTCGAACAGCTGAAATCGATAAAGATGATATTCGAGGACGACAACGGGTTCAGGCGTTCGAAGAAGGGGATGCAGTACTTCTACGATAACATATCAATGATCCCCGATGAGAGGACATACCTCATCCGGGACATCAGCACCAGAGGAATAATCGGAACGCTTGACGAAAGTTTTGTCGCATCTTTCGCAGAACCGTACGCCATGTTCATCGCAAAGGGAAGAACGTGGAGGATAATCGAAATGCGTGAGGATGAGCTCCTTGTCGAAGAGGCGAAGGACGTCGGTTCCGTTCCGTCGTGGGCGGGTTCGGATATCCCCGTACCTTTCGAGGTGGCAATGGAGGTCGGAAGGATGCGCCGCAAGATGAACTTCGACAGATACCCGGGCGACAAGAACTGCACAAAGAAAGTGAACGAATACATCAGCAAACAGAAAGATAAGTGGACGGTCCCCACGGACGAGACCATCACCCTGGAGATCGGGGACAGATTAGCTATCGTCAACTGCTGTTTCGGCAGCAGAGTGAACGAAACGATCGGCAAGATCTATTCCGCTTTGATAACGGCTCGTCTCGGAGAAAGCGTAGGCGTTTCCACAGACCCGTACAGAATAATACTTGAACTTCCCAGGAACGTCGACAGAAAACTTCTGGAAGATACGTTCCGATCAATAAAACCAGGAACTGTAGAGGCACTCGCCAGGATCACGATCCTGAACTCGACATACCTGAAATGGCGTTTCGTTCATGTTGCGAAGAAGTTCGGCATCATCGAAAAAGGAGCGGACCACCGCTTCATAAACTTCAACCGGCTTTTCGATCTGCATAAGGATACCCCCGCATACAACGAAGCGATCAGCATGGTGCTATTCGAGGATCTGGATATAGACAATACCGAACTTGTTGTGAAGATGATCTCGGATGGCAAGATCCGGATGGAGACGGGTGGAGTATCTCATATCGGCCTCGAAGGAATAGTAAGATCGAAAGAGCTCATGCAGCCCAGAAGAGCAGACCATTCCATTCTGATGGCTCTTAAGAAAAGATTGGAAGAGGAAGTGTTGTTCGCATCCTGCCTCAACTGCCAAAGCCAATGGAGGGTCGCCGTCAGGGATGCACCCGAACGCTTCAGATGCCCCAGATGCGAGGGGAACATGGTCGCATTACTGAAGAGCTACGAAAGAGAGAGCATCAAGACCATCAAGATGAGGGAACGCAACGAACAGGAAAAGAAAGATGCCCTCAGAGTATCGCGGAATGCGAACCTTGTCAACGAATACGGGAAAAGAGCGGCCATCGTGCTGGCTGGGAGAGGGATAGGTCCCGACAATGCATCAAGGATCCTGAGGAGCATGCACTCGGACGAGGATGATTTCCTACGCGAAATTATGAATGCAGAGGTCCTCTACGCCAAGAACAAGCGTTTCTGGGACTGA
- a CDS encoding RlmE family RNA methyltransferase → MSLHDRWVEERKHEHYYKLAKKLNYRSRASFKLIQIDDRFNVFREGDSVVDLGASPGGWLQVAKERVGDKGKVIGVDLRPIKYLEGVTTILGDITEDSTMRELLEKFGGRADVVLSDMAPNVGGAYSMDHARSVDLCTYALNVCDRILKKNGKLVMKVFMGDMMDSLKKEVESRFVSVKVHSPDASRDESSELYIVAKGFKASRNVKLKDISEEEERPEFTVKGGKI, encoded by the coding sequence ATGAGTCTGCACGATCGTTGGGTAGAGGAAAGGAAACATGAGCATTATTACAAATTAGCTAAGAAGCTCAACTACAGGTCCAGGGCATCCTTTAAACTCATCCAGATAGACGACCGCTTTAATGTTTTCAGGGAAGGAGACTCCGTCGTCGATCTCGGAGCATCGCCCGGAGGATGGCTTCAGGTCGCAAAAGAAAGGGTAGGCGATAAAGGGAAGGTCATCGGAGTGGATCTCCGCCCGATAAAGTACCTTGAGGGAGTCACCACTATATTGGGGGACATCACCGAAGACAGCACAATGAGGGAACTGCTGGAGAAATTCGGCGGAAGGGCTGACGTCGTACTTTCCGACATGGCGCCGAACGTCGGCGGTGCATATTCAATGGATCACGCACGGTCCGTGGATCTATGCACGTACGCTTTGAACGTATGCGACAGGATCTTGAAAAAGAACGGAAAGTTGGTAATGAAAGTGTTCATGGGAGACATGATGGACAGCCTCAAAAAAGAGGTCGAGTCCAGATTCGTTTCCGTGAAGGTGCACTCTCCGGATGCATCCCGCGACGAATCGTCTGAATTGTACATAGTGGCGAAAGGGTTCAAAGCATCCAGGAATGTCAAACTGAAGGACATTTCCGAAGAAGAAGAGAGACCGGAATTCACCGTAAAAGGCGGGAAGATCTGA
- the purM gene encoding phosphoribosylformylglycinamidine cyclo-ligase codes for MPKGWTYSQAGVNIDDKSRAISSLVKELKFRREGIGQMVRIPNLFASLIDFGDKYLTLATDGVGTKLMIAKELNIWNTVGIDCIAMNVNDTICVNAEPMSFVDYIAIDHPDDAVTKEIGIGLQKGAEMSNMEIVGGEIAVLPEIVNCLDLSGTCLGFVEKGKEITGEKCEDGDVIISLRSSGMHSNGYTLARKVLESSNVSLNDKVKGLSKKIGLELLTPTEIYVKQVLEITGNHEIHGLVDITGGGLKNIYRMRKGLKYIISDPVKPAPIFGIIQDLGGIEEREMYKTFNMSMGFTIIAPESDAEDIVKRYKNADIVGRVEKGNGVLLEPGNLFYDSY; via the coding sequence ATGCCAAAAGGGTGGACGTATTCTCAAGCCGGCGTCAATATAGACGATAAATCAAGGGCAATAAGCTCTCTCGTGAAAGAACTCAAGTTCAGAAGGGAAGGCATCGGACAGATGGTCCGTATTCCGAACCTCTTTGCAAGCCTGATCGACTTCGGCGACAAATATCTCACGCTGGCAACGGACGGCGTCGGAACGAAGCTGATGATCGCAAAAGAGCTCAACATCTGGAACACCGTAGGTATAGACTGCATCGCAATGAATGTCAACGATACCATATGCGTCAACGCAGAGCCGATGTCGTTCGTGGATTACATAGCGATTGACCACCCGGACGATGCCGTTACAAAAGAGATCGGGATAGGGTTACAGAAGGGGGCGGAGATGTCCAACATGGAGATCGTTGGCGGAGAGATCGCCGTTCTGCCGGAGATAGTGAACTGCCTTGATCTCTCCGGCACATGTCTCGGATTCGTCGAAAAAGGAAAGGAGATCACCGGGGAGAAATGTGAGGACGGCGACGTCATAATCAGCCTGAGGTCATCCGGTATGCACTCGAACGGATACACATTGGCCAGAAAGGTCTTGGAGTCTTCCAATGTATCCCTGAACGATAAGGTCAAAGGTCTCTCGAAAAAGATCGGTCTGGAACTTCTCACCCCCACCGAGATATACGTTAAACAGGTGCTTGAGATCACCGGGAACCACGAGATCCATGGCCTTGTGGACATTACCGGGGGAGGTCTCAAGAACATATACCGCATGAGGAAGGGGCTGAAGTACATCATATCCGATCCGGTAAAGCCCGCTCCGATCTTCGGCATCATTCAAGACCTCGGAGGTATTGAAGAGAGGGAGATGTACAAGACCTTCAACATGAGCATGGGCTTTACGATCATCGCACCGGAATCGGATGCGGAAGACATAGTCAAGAGATACAAGAATGCGGACATCGTCGGAAGGGTCGAGAAGGGCAACGGCGTTCTGTTGGAACCCGGCAACCTCTTTTACGACTCTTACTGA